From Scleropages formosus chromosome 25, fSclFor1.1, whole genome shotgun sequence, a single genomic window includes:
- the nras gene encoding GTPase NRas isoform X1 gives MSSSSVLAEGTMTEYKLVVVGAGGVGKSALTIQLIQNHFVDEYDPTIEDSYRKQVVIDGETCLLDILDTAGQEEYSAMRDQYMRTGEGFLCVFAINNSKSFADVHLYREQIKRVKDSDDVPMVLVGNKCDLARTVDTKQAQELARSYGIQFVETSAKTRQGVEDAFYTLVREIRHYRMKKLNSGEDRNQGCLGLSCAVM, from the exons ATGAGCAGCTCTTCAGTCCTGGCTGAGGGCACAATGACGGAGTAcaagctggtggtggtgggggcggGCGGCGTGGGCAAGAGCGCGCTCACCATCCAGCTCATCCAGAACCACTTTGTGGACGAGTACGACCCGACGATCGAG GACTCGTACAGGAAGCAGGTGGTGATTGACGGCGAAACGTGCCTACTGGACATCCTGGACACGGCCGGACAGGAGGAGTACAGCGCCATGCGGGATCAGTACATGAGGACAGGGGAAGgattcctgtgtgtgtttgccatcaACAACAGCAAGTCTTTTGCTGATGTTCACCTGTACAG GGAACAGATAAAACGGGTCAAAGACTCAGACGACGTTCCCATGGTGCTGGTGGGCAACAAGTGTGACCTGGCACGCACCGTGGACACGAAGCAGGCGCAGGAGCTGGCCCGCAGTTACGGCATTCAGTTTGTGGAGACCTCTGCCAAGACTAGACAG ggtgTGGAGGACGCCTTCTACACACTGGTGCGTGAGATCCGCCACTACCGCATGAAGAAGCTCAACAGCGGAGAGGACCGGAACCAGGGCTGCCTGGGACTCTCCTGTGCAGTCATGTGA
- the nras gene encoding GTPase NRas isoform X2, whose protein sequence is MTEYKLVVVGAGGVGKSALTIQLIQNHFVDEYDPTIEDSYRKQVVIDGETCLLDILDTAGQEEYSAMRDQYMRTGEGFLCVFAINNSKSFADVHLYREQIKRVKDSDDVPMVLVGNKCDLARTVDTKQAQELARSYGIQFVETSAKTRQGVEDAFYTLVREIRHYRMKKLNSGEDRNQGCLGLSCAVM, encoded by the exons ATGACGGAGTAcaagctggtggtggtgggggcggGCGGCGTGGGCAAGAGCGCGCTCACCATCCAGCTCATCCAGAACCACTTTGTGGACGAGTACGACCCGACGATCGAG GACTCGTACAGGAAGCAGGTGGTGATTGACGGCGAAACGTGCCTACTGGACATCCTGGACACGGCCGGACAGGAGGAGTACAGCGCCATGCGGGATCAGTACATGAGGACAGGGGAAGgattcctgtgtgtgtttgccatcaACAACAGCAAGTCTTTTGCTGATGTTCACCTGTACAG GGAACAGATAAAACGGGTCAAAGACTCAGACGACGTTCCCATGGTGCTGGTGGGCAACAAGTGTGACCTGGCACGCACCGTGGACACGAAGCAGGCGCAGGAGCTGGCCCGCAGTTACGGCATTCAGTTTGTGGAGACCTCTGCCAAGACTAGACAG ggtgTGGAGGACGCCTTCTACACACTGGTGCGTGAGATCCGCCACTACCGCATGAAGAAGCTCAACAGCGGAGAGGACCGGAACCAGGGCTGCCTGGGACTCTCCTGTGCAGTCATGTGA